The Novosphingobium kaempferiae genome includes a window with the following:
- the def gene encoding peptide deformylase — MAIREILEVPDQRLKQVSVPVETFDDELKTLVEDMFETMYDAPGIGLAAIQVGVPLRVLVIDLQPEDEDAEPEVCHSHGDHHHTHQPTKKEPRIFINPEILDPSEEHIVYQEGCLSVPEIFADVERPSRIRARWQDLDGATHEEEMDGLLAICLQHEMDHLEGILFIDHLSRLKRQMALKKLEKLRKAA; from the coding sequence ATGGCTATCCGTGAAATCCTCGAAGTTCCCGACCAGCGTCTGAAGCAGGTCTCCGTCCCCGTCGAAACGTTCGACGACGAGCTGAAGACGCTCGTCGAGGACATGTTCGAGACGATGTACGACGCCCCCGGCATCGGGCTCGCCGCGATCCAGGTCGGCGTGCCGCTGCGCGTGCTGGTGATCGACCTCCAGCCCGAGGACGAGGATGCGGAGCCGGAAGTGTGCCACTCGCACGGCGACCATCACCACACGCACCAGCCCACCAAGAAGGAGCCGCGGATCTTCATCAACCCGGAGATCCTCGATCCTTCCGAAGAACATATCGTCTATCAGGAAGGCTGCCTCTCGGTCCCCGAGATCTTCGCCGACGTTGAGCGCCCCTCGCGCATCCGCGCCCGCTGGCAGGATCTCGACGGCGCGACTCATGAGGAGGAGATGGACGGCCTGCTCGCGATCTGCCTCCAGCACGAGATGGACCACCTCGAAGGCATCCTCTTCATCGACCACCTCTCGCGCCTGAAGCGCCAGATGGCGCTCAAGAAGCTCGAAAAGCTGCGCAAGGCGGCCTGA
- a CDS encoding sensor histidine kinase, whose protein sequence is MARRQNRRSRSRLPSWRVSLTARILAVNFIALALLAGSLFYIDSYRNELLAERYRLAKSEAEITADALADENPAGRLALIARIGPEQDLRLRLFDARGELAGDSFALARPAYRLIDPASEPWFQDAARMLDRAMDFVLGAPEIPDYRDPTDTSARAWPEVGAALVGRETWISHKAAPDRTPIIIAATPVGTDGSALLVTRNARDITENVRMARQTLAIIVGGALGVSILLSLFLARTIVEPLRKLVRAAVRVRLGRDRSVVVPRLPDRRDEIGLLARAISDMSGALRQRIDAVESFAADVAHELKNPLTSLRSALETLERVDEPDLRGQLIGIAKDDVRRIDFLVSEIADASRIDAQLSRTTFEPVDMGGLVRALVGERDQRGVNGGSPIRVVQEPGADAESDSLMVPGDAARLERVLQNLLDNAVSFSPPGGSIEIVLSRVDGRVKIAVADHGPGIPQASRERVFERFHSLRPSREEFGTHSGLGLAIARTIVEAHFGRLVATDRTDGEPGARLVISLPVWEPGA, encoded by the coding sequence ATGGCTAGGCGCCAGAACCGCCGCAGCCGAAGCCGCCTGCCGTCATGGCGCGTCTCGCTGACGGCGCGCATCCTCGCGGTCAACTTCATCGCGCTGGCCCTGCTGGCCGGCAGCCTGTTCTACATCGACAGCTACCGCAACGAACTGCTTGCCGAGCGCTACCGCCTCGCCAAGTCCGAAGCCGAGATCACCGCCGATGCGCTGGCGGACGAGAACCCCGCAGGCCGTCTCGCGCTGATCGCCCGCATCGGCCCGGAGCAGGACTTGCGCCTGCGCCTGTTCGATGCGCGCGGCGAACTGGCGGGGGACAGCTTCGCCCTCGCCAGGCCCGCCTACCGCCTGATCGACCCGGCGTCGGAACCGTGGTTCCAGGACGCCGCGCGGATGCTCGACCGCGCGATGGACTTCGTGCTCGGCGCGCCGGAGATACCGGACTATCGCGACCCGACCGACACCAGTGCCCGCGCATGGCCCGAAGTCGGCGCAGCGCTCGTCGGCAGGGAAACGTGGATCAGCCACAAGGCCGCGCCCGACCGCACGCCGATCATCATCGCCGCGACGCCGGTCGGCACCGACGGCTCGGCGCTGCTCGTCACCCGCAACGCGCGCGACATCACCGAGAACGTGCGCATGGCGCGCCAGACCCTCGCCATCATCGTCGGCGGCGCGCTCGGCGTCTCGATCCTGCTCTCGCTGTTCCTTGCCCGCACCATCGTCGAGCCGCTGCGCAAGCTGGTGCGCGCCGCCGTGCGCGTGCGCCTCGGCCGTGATCGCAGCGTCGTCGTGCCGCGCCTGCCCGACCGGCGGGACGAGATCGGCCTGCTCGCCCGCGCCATCTCCGACATGAGCGGGGCGCTGCGCCAGCGCATCGACGCGGTGGAAAGCTTCGCCGCCGACGTCGCGCACGAACTCAAGAACCCGCTGACTTCGCTGCGCAGCGCGCTCGAAACACTGGAGCGCGTGGACGAACCGGACTTGCGCGGCCAGCTCATCGGCATCGCCAAGGACGACGTGCGTCGCATCGACTTCCTCGTCAGCGAGATCGCCGACGCGAGCCGGATCGACGCGCAGCTCAGCCGCACCACCTTCGAGCCGGTGGACATGGGCGGCCTAGTCCGCGCCCTCGTCGGCGAGCGCGACCAGCGCGGCGTCAACGGCGGCAGCCCGATCCGGGTCGTGCAGGAACCGGGCGCCGACGCCGAAAGCGACAGCCTCATGGTGCCGGGCGACGCTGCGCGGCTGGAACGCGTGCTGCAAAACCTGCTCGACAACGCCGTCTCGTTCTCGCCTCCCGGCGGCTCCATCGAGATCGTGCTGTCGCGCGTGGACGGCCGCGTGAAGATCGCCGTCGCCGACCATGGCCCCGGCATCCCGCAGGCCTCGCGCGAGCGGGTGTTCGAACGCTTCCACTCGCTGCGCCCCTCGCGCGAGGAGTTCGGCACCCACAGCGGCCTCGGCCTCGCCATCGCGCGCACCATCGTCGAGGCGCACTTCGGCCGCCTCGTCGCCACCGACCGGACCGACGGCGAACCCGGCGCGCGGTTGGTCATCTCGCTGCCGGTCTGGGAGCCGGGCGCGTGA
- a CDS encoding HPr family phosphocarrier protein gives MIDCRESVLIVNKRGLHARASAKFVGHVADLPPAVSVTVSKDGMSAAGGSILGLMMLGAAKGDTIEIACAGDGADQALAVLAGLVRDGFGEE, from the coding sequence ATGATCGACTGCCGCGAGTCGGTGCTCATCGTGAACAAGCGCGGCCTCCACGCCCGCGCCAGCGCCAAGTTCGTCGGCCATGTCGCCGACCTGCCGCCTGCCGTCTCCGTCACCGTCAGCAAGGACGGCATGTCGGCCGCGGGCGGCTCGATCCTCGGCCTGATGATGCTCGGCGCCGCCAAGGGCGACACCATCGAGATCGCCTGCGCGGGTGACGGCGCCGACCAGGCGCTTGCCGTGCTCGCCGGCCTCGTGCGCGACGGCTTCGGCGAAGAGTGA
- a CDS encoding PTS sugar transporter subunit IIA, which translates to MIGMILVTHGNLAEEFVHAMEHVVGDQPDVATVCIGPNDDMERRRSEIADAITKVDSGEGVIILTDLFGGTPSNLAISLMQAGKVEVIAGINLPMLIRLAKARGCMPVREAVAAARDAGRNYITIASEYLGQDA; encoded by the coding sequence ATGATCGGCATGATTCTGGTTACTCACGGCAATCTCGCCGAGGAGTTCGTACACGCGATGGAGCACGTCGTCGGCGACCAGCCCGACGTCGCGACCGTCTGCATCGGCCCGAACGACGACATGGAACGCCGCCGCTCCGAAATCGCCGACGCCATCACCAAGGTGGACAGCGGCGAAGGCGTCATCATCCTGACCGACCTGTTCGGCGGCACCCCCTCCAACCTCGCGATCTCGCTGATGCAGGCGGGCAAGGTCGAGGTGATCGCTGGCATCAACCTGCCCATGCTGATCCGTCTCGCCAAGGCGCGCGGCTGCATGCCGGTGCGCGAAGCCGTCGCCGCCGCGCGCGACGCGGGCCGCAACTACATCACCATCGCCAGCGAATACTTGGGGCAGGACGCATGA
- the recR gene encoding recombination mediator RecR: MASQEIETLTAALSRLPGLGPRSARRAVLWLIKRRESALVQILDALAAVREALVECRTCGNVDTTDPCAICADPRRDARSICVVEEVADLWALDRARLFTGRYHVLGGRLSALDGVRPEDLAIDTLLRRIEEGGIDEVLLAMNATLEGQTTAHYIAERLEGFPVRVTQLAHGLPVGGELDYLDEGTLAQAIRARRPVA; this comes from the coding sequence ATGGCATCGCAAGAGATCGAGACACTGACCGCCGCCCTGTCGCGCCTGCCGGGGCTTGGCCCGCGCTCGGCCCGCCGCGCCGTGCTCTGGCTCATCAAGCGGCGCGAGTCCGCGCTCGTCCAGATCCTCGATGCGCTGGCGGCGGTCCGCGAGGCGCTCGTCGAGTGCCGGACCTGCGGCAACGTCGACACCACCGACCCTTGCGCGATCTGCGCCGATCCGCGCCGCGATGCCCGCTCGATCTGCGTGGTCGAGGAAGTCGCCGACCTCTGGGCGCTCGACCGCGCGCGGTTGTTCACCGGGCGCTACCACGTCCTTGGCGGTCGTCTCTCCGCGCTCGACGGCGTGCGGCCCGAGGATCTTGCCATCGACACGCTGCTGCGCCGGATCGAGGAGGGTGGGATCGACGAGGTGCTGCTGGCGATGAACGCCACGCTGGAGGGGCAGACCACCGCGCACTACATCGCCGAGCGGCTCGAAGGCTTCCCGGTCCGCGTGACGCAGCTCGCCCACGGCCTGCCGGTCGGCGGCGAGCTGGATTACCTCGACGAAGGCACGCTGGCGCAGGCCATCCGCGCGCGCCGTCCGGTAGCCTGA
- a CDS encoding response regulator transcription factor, with product MAEPLNAPIPADETPAPKRQQVIALVDDDRNILTTLSIGLHAEGFATRVYADGETALKALLENPPDLAIFDVKMPRMDGLDLLKALRAQSSLPVIFLTSKDEEPDEALGLAMGADDYIAKPFSQRLLVARIRAILRRSELAKATPEEAPGVEVPDPVVRGRLALDPARHQVTWDGRPVSLTVTEFLILEAMALRPGVVKSRNQLMDAAYSDDVYVDDRTIDSHIKRLRRKFRAADPEFAAIDTLYGAGYSFTDG from the coding sequence ATGGCCGAACCACTGAACGCCCCGATCCCCGCCGACGAGACCCCTGCGCCAAAGCGCCAGCAGGTCATCGCGCTCGTCGATGACGACCGCAACATCCTGACCACGCTGTCGATCGGCCTGCACGCGGAGGGCTTCGCCACGCGCGTCTATGCCGATGGCGAGACGGCGCTGAAGGCCCTGCTGGAGAACCCGCCCGACCTTGCGATCTTCGACGTGAAGATGCCGCGCATGGACGGGCTCGATCTGCTCAAGGCCCTGCGCGCGCAGTCCAGCCTGCCGGTGATCTTCCTGACATCGAAGGACGAGGAGCCGGACGAGGCGCTGGGCCTTGCGATGGGCGCGGACGACTACATCGCCAAGCCCTTCAGCCAGCGCCTGCTCGTCGCGCGCATCCGCGCCATCCTGCGCCGCAGCGAACTGGCGAAGGCGACGCCCGAGGAAGCGCCCGGCGTCGAGGTTCCCGACCCCGTCGTGCGCGGCCGCCTCGCGCTCGACCCGGCGCGCCATCAGGTGACGTGGGACGGGCGCCCCGTCTCGCTGACGGTCACCGAATTCCTGATCCTCGAGGCGATGGCCCTGCGCCCCGGCGTGGTGAAGAGCCGCAACCAGCTGATGGACGCGGCCTACAGCGACGACGTCTACGTCGACGACCGCACCATCGACAGCCACATCAAGCGCCTGCGCCGCAAGTTCCGCGCCGCCGACCCGGAGTTCGCCGCGATCGACACGCTCTATGGCGCGGGATACTCCTTCACCGATGGCTAG
- a CDS encoding phosphoenolpyruvate carboxykinase, which yields MTNSLGYPLAKQGIATTARIFANLGTAPLVEHAVRNGEGVLSADGPFVVATGKHTGRSAKDKFIVKDAETEGTVWWGKTNVPMTPEHFAALKEDFLAALGEKDTLYVADLFGGSQPEHRVNVRVINEFAWHNLFIRTLLVRPTAGELESFAPEYTIIDLPSFRADPARHGSRSETVIAVNFTEKLILIGGTAYAGEMKKSVFGILNYLLPVKGVMPMHCSANIGPDGDTAVFFGLSGTGKTTLSADASRTLIGDDEHGWSDTAVFNFEGGCYAKMIRLSEEAEPEIYATTRRFGTVLENVVIDPETRKIDLDDNSLAENSRGSYPIDFIPNCSEKNLGPVPQNLIFLTADAYGVLPPIARLTPDQAMYHFLSGYTARVAGTEIGVTEPEATFSTCFGAPFMPRHPSVYGNLLKERIAKGGVKCWLVNTGWSGGKATMEGIKRMPIKATRALLNAALDGSLNDAEFREDPNFGFEVPVAVPGVDTKLLDPRGAWADGAEYDKTAQTLVKQFIDNFEQFEAHVDEGVRKAAPVAASVAA from the coding sequence TTGACCAATTCCCTTGGCTATCCGCTAGCAAAACAGGGCATCGCGACGACGGCCCGGATCTTCGCGAATCTCGGCACGGCCCCTCTGGTGGAACATGCGGTAAGGAACGGAGAGGGCGTTCTTTCGGCGGACGGTCCGTTCGTCGTCGCCACCGGCAAGCACACCGGACGTTCGGCGAAGGACAAGTTCATCGTCAAGGACGCGGAGACGGAAGGCACGGTCTGGTGGGGGAAGACCAACGTGCCGATGACGCCGGAGCACTTCGCCGCGCTGAAGGAGGATTTCCTCGCCGCGCTGGGTGAGAAGGACACGCTCTACGTCGCCGACCTGTTCGGCGGCTCGCAGCCCGAGCACCGCGTCAACGTGCGCGTCATCAACGAGTTCGCCTGGCATAACCTGTTCATCCGCACGCTGCTGGTCCGCCCGACCGCAGGCGAGCTGGAGAGCTTCGCGCCCGAATACACCATCATCGACCTGCCGAGCTTCCGCGCGGACCCTGCGCGCCACGGCTCGCGCTCCGAGACGGTGATCGCGGTGAACTTCACCGAGAAGCTGATCCTGATCGGCGGCACCGCCTATGCGGGCGAGATGAAGAAGTCGGTCTTCGGCATTCTCAATTACCTGCTGCCGGTGAAGGGCGTGATGCCGATGCACTGCTCGGCCAACATCGGCCCGGACGGCGACACGGCGGTGTTCTTCGGCCTGTCGGGCACCGGCAAGACGACGCTTTCGGCCGATGCCTCGCGCACGCTAATCGGCGACGACGAGCACGGCTGGTCGGACACCGCAGTCTTCAACTTCGAGGGCGGCTGCTACGCCAAGATGATCCGCCTTTCGGAAGAGGCCGAGCCGGAGATCTACGCCACCACCCGCCGCTTCGGCACGGTGCTGGAGAACGTGGTGATCGACCCGGAGACCCGGAAGATCGACCTCGACGACAACTCGCTGGCGGAGAACAGCCGCGGTTCCTACCCGATCGACTTCATCCCGAACTGCTCGGAGAAGAACCTCGGGCCGGTGCCGCAGAACCTGATCTTCCTCACCGCCGACGCCTACGGCGTGCTGCCGCCGATCGCGCGGCTGACCCCGGACCAGGCGATGTATCACTTCCTCTCGGGCTACACCGCGCGCGTCGCGGGCACCGAGATCGGCGTGACCGAGCCGGAAGCGACGTTCTCGACCTGCTTCGGCGCGCCGTTCATGCCGCGCCACCCGTCGGTCTACGGCAACCTGCTCAAGGAGCGGATCGCCAAGGGCGGCGTGAAGTGCTGGCTGGTCAACACCGGCTGGTCGGGCGGCAAGGCGACGATGGAAGGCATCAAGCGCATGCCGATCAAGGCCACCCGCGCGCTGCTCAACGCTGCGCTTGACGGCAGCCTCAACGATGCCGAGTTCCGCGAGGATCCGAACTTCGGCTTCGAGGTTCCGGTGGCGGTGCCGGGCGTCGACACGAAGCTGCTCGATCCGCGCGGTGCGTGGGCCGACGGCGCCGAGTATGACAAGACGGCGCAGACGCTGGTGAAGCAGTTCATCGACAACTTCGAGCAGTTCGAAGCCCATGTCGACGAGGGCGTTCGCAAGGCGGCTCCGGTCGCGGCCAGCGTCGCCGCGTAA
- a CDS encoding HPr kinase/phosphorylase → MSLFPRQSTCVAIDGRGVLIEGPPGAGKSSLALTLIDRGAVLVGDDSVMLEVRDGTLIAHPHPRTRGLIEVRNLGLLAFPCAEAVPVALVLALDADAPRYIEEPETLAIADVTLPLIRLWPGGEALPLKAELALRRYGLPG, encoded by the coding sequence GTGAGCCTGTTCCCGCGCCAGTCCACCTGCGTCGCCATCGACGGACGCGGCGTGTTGATCGAAGGACCGCCGGGTGCGGGCAAGTCCAGTCTGGCGCTCACGCTGATAGACCGGGGTGCCGTTCTGGTCGGCGACGACTCCGTGATGCTGGAAGTTCGCGACGGCACGCTCATCGCGCACCCGCATCCCCGCACGCGCGGCCTCATCGAAGTGCGCAACCTCGGGCTGCTGGCGTTCCCCTGTGCCGAAGCCGTCCCCGTGGCCCTCGTGCTCGCGCTGGATGCCGACGCCCCGCGCTACATCGAGGAGCCGGAGACGCTCGCCATCGCGGACGTGACCCTGCCGCTCATCCGCCTCTGGCCGGGTGGCGAGGCTCTGCCCCTCAAGGCCGAACTGGCGCTGCGCCGCTACGGCCTTCCCGGCTGA
- the rapZ gene encoding RNase adapter RapZ yields the protein MGNQAGNPQRVLLVTGMLGAGKTTALRVLEDLGWEIVDNFPVRMLDALIDGAPEGDPTPLAIGFDSRTRGFDPERVIAQVKSLSERRDLQLTTMFLDCSSSELERRYNETRRRHALAADAPVSTGIRAERELLAPLRRWADLLVDTSEFTSNDLQRAIRERFADSAAEELTVTVSSFGFSRGMPPIADLVFDMRFLDNPHWDAELRPQTGQDAAVGDYIRKDPAWEEAFIRIRDLVLMLLPRYRAQGKAYVHIAFGCTGGRHRSVFTAEQIAAALRLSGFSPTLLHRNLGSRAADLLEGGLRREK from the coding sequence ATGGGGAATCAAGCGGGAAATCCGCAGCGCGTGCTGCTGGTGACGGGAATGCTGGGGGCCGGCAAGACCACGGCGCTGCGCGTGCTGGAGGATCTCGGCTGGGAGATCGTCGACAACTTCCCGGTCCGCATGCTCGACGCCCTGATCGACGGCGCGCCCGAGGGCGATCCCACGCCACTGGCGATCGGCTTCGATTCCCGCACCCGCGGCTTCGACCCCGAACGCGTGATCGCGCAGGTCAAGAGCCTGAGCGAACGCCGCGACCTCCAGCTGACCACCATGTTCCTCGACTGCTCCAGCTCCGAGCTTGAGCGCCGCTACAACGAGACCCGCCGCCGCCACGCCCTCGCCGCCGACGCGCCGGTATCGACCGGCATCCGCGCCGAACGCGAACTGCTCGCCCCGCTGCGGCGCTGGGCGGACCTGCTCGTCGACACCAGCGAATTCACCTCGAACGACCTGCAGCGCGCGATTCGCGAACGCTTCGCCGACAGCGCCGCCGAGGAACTGACGGTCACCGTATCGAGCTTCGGCTTCTCGCGCGGGATGCCGCCGATCGCCGATCTCGTCTTCGACATGCGCTTCCTCGACAACCCGCACTGGGACGCCGAACTGCGCCCCCAGACAGGGCAGGATGCGGCGGTGGGCGACTACATCCGCAAGGATCCCGCATGGGAAGAGGCCTTTATCCGGATCCGCGATCTGGTCCTGATGTTGCTGCCGCGTTACCGCGCTCAGGGAAAAGCCTATGTTCACATAGCTTTCGGTTGTACCGGGGGGAGACACCGCTCGGTATTCACCGCCGAACAGATCGCAGCGGCCTTGCGTCTCTCAGGATTTTCGCCCACATTGCTGCACCGCAACCTGGGCTCGCGGGCAGCCGATCTTCTGGAAGGAGGTCTGCGGCGTGAGAAATAG
- a CDS encoding TrmH family RNA methyltransferase: MSEYPAPGGTYRRTITGFSNPLVKFLRSLRDKKHRKRERRFLAEGLRLLTDARECGVLPEMLVMAIGRDPHPLLDALEAAVSANGGEIVEMDVDILAKVTGKDNPQAVAGVFAEFDTSLANLDRASSPIWLVAQALRDPGNLGTMLRTGDAVGAGGLILIDDCADPFSVEAVRASMGAIFTQKLAIARWDEFQQWLREGDGQLVAASLRDPTDYRQAPYAAPCFLMVGNESQGLPAAYEEACDLRVTIPMLGRADSLNAAVAGAVLAYEALAHLRTS, translated from the coding sequence GTGAGCGAGTACCCTGCACCGGGCGGCACCTATCGCCGCACGATCACCGGCTTTTCCAATCCCCTCGTCAAGTTCCTGCGCTCGCTGCGCGACAAGAAGCACCGCAAGCGCGAGCGGCGCTTCCTGGCGGAAGGCCTGCGCCTGCTGACCGATGCGCGCGAATGCGGCGTCCTGCCCGAGATGCTGGTGATGGCCATCGGCCGCGATCCGCATCCGCTGCTCGACGCGCTGGAGGCCGCAGTCTCCGCCAACGGCGGCGAGATCGTCGAGATGGACGTGGACATCCTCGCCAAAGTCACCGGCAAGGACAACCCGCAGGCCGTCGCGGGCGTCTTCGCGGAGTTCGACACCAGCCTCGCCAACCTCGACCGCGCAAGCTCGCCGATCTGGCTGGTGGCGCAGGCGCTGCGCGATCCCGGCAACCTCGGCACCATGCTGCGCACCGGCGACGCGGTGGGCGCGGGCGGACTGATCCTGATCGACGACTGCGCCGATCCCTTCTCGGTCGAGGCCGTGCGCGCCAGCATGGGTGCGATCTTCACCCAGAAACTCGCCATCGCGCGCTGGGACGAGTTCCAGCAATGGCTGCGCGAAGGCGACGGCCAGCTTGTCGCCGCCTCGCTGCGCGATCCGACCGACTACCGGCAGGCGCCTTACGCCGCGCCGTGCTTCCTGATGGTCGGCAACGAATCGCAAGGGCTGCCCGCCGCCTACGAGGAAGCGTGCGACCTGCGGGTCACCATCCCGATGCTGGGCCGTGCCGACAGCCTGAACGCAGCGGTTGCCGGAGCAGTGCTGGCCTACGAGGCGCTGGCGCACCTGCGCACGTCCTGA
- the rmuC gene encoding DNA recombination protein RmuC encodes MELAVATILALVIGLAAGWFFGSRPVAQWRAQAEAREREAREGDARYLRTFADLEAARERAGRADALEQALERARIDHEGVTERLRHDGASAIERTRSELTQMLDKARSEHAGRVDTLLREQRALSDELSTLREKTANFDEQKRLLIEAQEALRKEFENAGAKVLAGAQEAFLRRAGERFEQSEKASAERINSILAPVGQRLKSYEEQVASLEAKRVDAFGQLTGQIEALRVGQELVRAEAVRLGNSLRNAPKARGRWGEQQLKNVLEQCGLTEHTDFETEQSIDTEDGRLRPDAIVRIPGNKQLVIDAKVSLNAYQDAFEAEDEATRIGFLNQHAGSMRNHIQTLGAKSYQSQFENAPDYVIMFVPGEHFIAAALDHDSGLWDFAFDRKVLLASPTNLVAIARTIAQVWQQEGLAKEAREIGKLGADLYDSLAKTQDDLSKVGTHLGRAVNSFNDFARTYEGNVMSRARRLSEKHIKIGKREISDEVPLVESAPRYADPAAQIEDRAGEITEEAAE; translated from the coding sequence ATGGAACTCGCAGTCGCCACGATTCTCGCTCTCGTCATCGGCCTCGCCGCAGGCTGGTTCTTCGGCTCCCGGCCTGTCGCGCAATGGCGCGCGCAGGCCGAGGCGCGCGAGCGTGAGGCGCGCGAAGGCGACGCCAGGTATCTGCGGACATTCGCCGATCTCGAAGCCGCGCGCGAACGCGCGGGCCGTGCAGACGCGCTGGAACAGGCGCTCGAACGTGCGCGTATCGATCACGAAGGCGTAACCGAGCGGCTGCGCCATGACGGCGCCTCCGCCATCGAGCGGACCCGCAGCGAACTGACCCAGATGCTCGACAAGGCGCGCTCCGAACATGCAGGCCGCGTCGATACGCTGCTGCGCGAACAGCGCGCGCTGTCGGACGAACTGTCGACCCTGCGTGAAAAGACCGCCAACTTCGACGAGCAGAAGCGCCTGCTCATCGAGGCGCAGGAAGCGCTGCGCAAGGAGTTCGAAAACGCTGGCGCCAAAGTGCTGGCGGGCGCGCAGGAAGCCTTCCTGCGCCGTGCCGGGGAGCGTTTCGAGCAGAGCGAGAAGGCCAGCGCCGAGCGGATCAACTCGATCCTCGCGCCCGTTGGCCAGCGGCTGAAAAGCTACGAGGAACAGGTCGCATCGCTGGAAGCCAAGCGCGTGGATGCCTTCGGCCAGTTGACCGGCCAGATCGAGGCGCTGCGCGTCGGGCAGGAACTGGTGCGGGCCGAAGCCGTGCGGCTCGGCAACTCGCTGCGCAATGCCCCCAAGGCGCGCGGGCGCTGGGGCGAGCAGCAGCTCAAGAACGTGCTCGAACAGTGCGGCCTGACCGAACACACCGATTTCGAGACCGAACAGTCGATCGATACCGAGGACGGCCGCCTGCGGCCCGACGCCATCGTGCGCATCCCCGGCAACAAGCAACTGGTGATCGACGCCAAGGTCTCGCTCAACGCTTATCAGGACGCCTTCGAGGCGGAGGACGAGGCGACGCGGATCGGGTTCCTGAACCAGCATGCGGGATCGATGCGCAACCACATCCAGACGCTCGGCGCCAAGAGCTACCAGAGCCAGTTCGAGAATGCTCCCGACTACGTGATCATGTTCGTCCCCGGCGAGCACTTCATTGCCGCCGCGCTCGACCACGATTCCGGCCTTTGGGACTTCGCCTTCGACCGCAAGGTACTGCTGGCGAGCCCGACCAACCTCGTCGCCATCGCCCGCACCATCGCGCAGGTCTGGCAGCAGGAAGGTCTGGCGAAGGAAGCGCGCGAGATCGGCAAGCTTGGCGCGGACCTCTACGACAGCCTTGCGAAGACGCAGGACGATCTGTCGAAGGTCGGCACACACCTTGGCCGAGCGGTGAACAGTTTCAACGACTTCGCGCGCACTTATGAGGGTAATGTGATGAGCCGTGCGCGCCGCCTGAGCGAGAAGCACATCAAGATCGGCAAGCGCGAGATCTCCGACGAAGTGCCGCTTGTCGAATCCGCGCCGCGCTATGCCGATCCCGCCGCGCAGATCGAGGACCGCGCCGGAGAGATCACCGAAGAGGCAGCCGAATAA
- a CDS encoding META domain-containing protein encodes MTKGSGQRAVAAFICPSPATSYRARIMQRFGFFLFCPMLVAGCSDAGDSSHIAQREPLAKAWVGSQWRFDTIDGKRPASEAAGISFDGKTIVIQAGCNRLLGPWRVDEDRLIAGPLNQGEAPCEQSSWEEGNAVSALLVATPRVTVEGQRMTLQSSGHTAELTRPAD; translated from the coding sequence ATGACGAAAGGAAGCGGGCAGCGCGCCGTTGCGGCGTTCATCTGCCCCTCACCTGCCACGTCTTATCGTGCGCGCATCATGCAGCGATTCGGCTTTTTTCTGTTCTGTCCGATGCTTGTGGCGGGATGTTCAGACGCTGGCGACAGCTCTCACATCGCGCAGCGCGAGCCGCTGGCGAAAGCCTGGGTCGGTAGCCAATGGCGCTTCGACACCATCGACGGAAAGCGTCCCGCGTCCGAGGCTGCCGGGATTTCCTTCGACGGCAAGACGATCGTCATTCAGGCAGGCTGCAACCGCCTGCTCGGACCATGGCGCGTCGATGAAGACCGCCTGATCGCCGGTCCGCTGAACCAGGGCGAGGCTCCCTGCGAACAATCGTCATGGGAAGAAGGCAACGCCGTCAGCGCCCTCCTCGTCGCAACACCGCGCGTCACTGTCGAGGGTCAGCGCATGACCCTCCAATCGAGCGGCCACACTGCCGAACTGACCCGCCCCGCCGACTGA